The Paramicrobacterium fandaimingii DNA segment TCATCCTCATCTTTCGGCAATCTGCACAGGTGCTCGGCGACCAAGCCCGCTGCGATGAGCAGTGCCGAGCCGAGCGCCATGGCCGCGGTGAGCCACACCGATGCTACCCCGGGCCACACCGTGCGGGTGATCATATATGCGCCGGCGCCGAGCGCAAGGCCGAGAAACAGCGATCCCGACCAGCTGGAGGCGCGAGCGAGAGACACGATGCGCATCGCCTGAAACGGGTCGACGCGGCGCTTCGACGTGCCCGTCACCGAGCGGCGAATGGGAATGGAGAAGCCAACGACGATTCCGCCGACGACGACAAGCGTGAGCGCAAGCGAGAGCGGTGGAACAAACACCGCGCTTCCCGACGCGGTCAGCGCCATTTCTGTGAGAAACCCCGCGACGATGCCGATGGCCCAGAGGCTCACAAGCGGAGTAGCCGTCGTGCGCTTCATCCCGCGTCGCTCGCAAGGGCGCGGCGCAGCTCGGCAACGCGGCCGCGTCCGGGCAGCACGGCATCCGGATCGACCTCAAGCCACGGGTCAAGCACAAACGCGCGCTCTGCCGCTCGTGGGTGCGGGAGGGTGAGCTGGGGGTCGTCGCTCTGCACGTTTCCGAACGTGATGATGTCAATGTCGAGCGTGCGGCTGCCCCACCGTTCGGCACGCACCCGACCGTGCGCGTCTTCGATGCGGCTCGTTGCGGCGAGGAGCGCCTTCGGGTCGAGAACCGTGCGAGCGAGCACAACGCCGTTGAGGTAGCCGGGTGCCGTCTCGTCGGCGCCGTCAAGCGTCACAGCCACCGATTCGATCGGCGTGGAGACAGCATCCACGAGAATTCCCGTCGTACGCCGCAGATCATCGACAGCCGCCTCGAGCGTGGCACGCCGGTCGCCAAGGTTCGCCCCGAGAGCAAGCACGATCGGGGTCGAACGCAGTGGACTGCTGGGATCACGCACGATCATGCGCGCTCCGTCGTTCGCGTGATCGTCACCGAGACATCGTCGAACGGCACGGCGATGGGAGCCTGGGGCTTGTGCAGCGTGACGCGCACCTTCTGCACGGCAGCAATGTCGAGGGCGGTGCGGGCGACACGTTCGGCGACCGTCTCGATGAGGTCGACGGGCGACGTCGACACCGCGGCGGCAACCGCCTCGGCGAGCTCCCCATAGTGCACGGTTCGCGAGAGGTCATCACTCGCTCCGGCAGCGCTGAGGTCGGCGAACACCGTCACATCGACGATGAACTCCTGCCCGCTTTCGCGCTCGACGTCGAACACGCCGTGGTGTGCATGCACACGGATGCCCGTGAGCGTGATGGCATCGAGATCGCTGTCGTTCACGAGTACCACTCTGCCACGCCCCATGCGCTCACTCGACCCCTCGGGCGGCGAGAGCGTCTGCCGTGTCGTCGGCGTGCCGCAGCGACTGAACGAGCAGCGGCACGACGAAGGCCTTCACGCTCAGGCGTCCCATGCGTGCCCTCTGCGCATCGCGCAGCTCACCGGCGAGCCCCGCAACGACGGGTACCGTTCGAATGGTAAGTGCGAGCATCAGCCCGATGCGATCCGGGTTGACGCCATAGCGCCGAAACGGATGAAGTACGTGTTCGACGGCATCGAGAATCTCCGTGGTGCGCGTCGTCAGGCTGACGATCGCGGCGAGCAGCAGCACGATCACAACGCGAGCGGCCGTGGCCACGACCGTCGGAATCGGCAGAAAGATCAGCGGAACGACGACGATGAACATGATGATCCAGCGGATCGCGAGCACCTGGCGCCAGAGTTCACGCAGACCAAGCCGCCCGACAAAGTAGCAGGCGACGACAAGCACGGCACCGCCGCCGAAAGTCCACGCCGACGGGGCAGGCACGGCCACAACCAGCACAGCAACAACGAGCCCGATCAACTTTGCACCGGCGGGAAGCCGGTGCAGGATGCTGTCGCGAGCACGGTATTGGCCGAGCATCGTCATGGTCTGGCCACCACCTCGCTGCGGTAACGCTCGATCACCATCGCTGGTGCCCCCTGCGCAATGAGCCGCGCCTCGTCGAACAGGATCGCCTCGTCGCAGCGTGCGGCGAGGTCGAGATCGTGGGTGACGATCACGCACTGCTGGGGCAGCCCGAGCAGCAGGTCGGCGATGCGCCGGGCGTTGCGGGCGTCGAGCAGCGTCGTCGGCTCGTCCGCGACGATCATCGACGGCTCGGCGACGAGCACAGCCTGGATCGCCAGCATCTGCTTCTGCCCGCCAGACAGGTCGTGTGCCGGCAGGTCGGCGTGCGCGGCGAGACCGTTCTCGGCGAGCACCGCCATGACGCGGTCGGCGATCTCACCGCGCGACAGGCCACGCCCCCGCAGTGAGAACGCCAGATCTTCGGCGACCGTCGGCATGACGATCTGGGCATCGGGGTTCGTGAAGACGAATCCGACGCGGGTGCGCAGAGCGCGAACATCTTTCACCGTGTCAAGTCCGCCGACGCTCACCCGCCCGCTCGTCGGCGTTCGCAGCCCGTTGAGCATCCGAGCGAACGTCGACTTTCCCGAGCCGTTCAGCCCGATCACGGCGAGGTTGTGCGCGCGCGTGGTGAGAGAGACGTCGTCGAGCGCCGTCACTGACCCCACGGCCGTCGGATGCCGCACGACGACGTGCTCGAGGGCGATCTCGTGGTCTGTGCTCGCGTGGTCTGGCAGCATCCGCTTATCGAACCGCTGTCGCCGGTGTCGGCGCCGCCACCGGCTCGCGACGCGGCGTGACGAACGCGCGAGGGTAGGCCTTCCACACAGCAAGCGTGAGCATCACTGTGAGGCCCGCCTTGACGGCATCGCCCGGGACGAACACAAGGTTCGCGATTGTCGCATCGGCGAGCGAGAGGCCGAGCATGGCCGCCATCACCGGAATTCCGACGGCATAGACAACAAGGAGCCCACCGACGACGGCGCCGAGCGCCACACGCCACCACACCGGCCGCGTCGCCCCGATATGCACGATCGCACCGACGACGGCAGCGCCGGCCACCCAGCCCAGCAGGTATCCGGACGAGGGAACGAAGAACACGCCGATTCCTCCGCGCCCGCCCGACAGCAGCGGAAGACCGGCTGCCGTGAGCACGAGAACGACGAGAACGGATGCTGCTCCGCGCCACCAGCCGAGAATAGC contains these protein-coding regions:
- a CDS encoding DUF3180 domain-containing protein, with translation MKRTTATPLVSLWAIGIVAGFLTEMALTASGSAVFVPPLSLALTLVVVGGIVVGFSIPIRRSVTGTSKRRVDPFQAMRIVSLARASSWSGSLFLGLALGAGAYMITRTVWPGVASVWLTAAMALGSALLIAAGLVAEHLCRLPKDEDDDPDSAES
- the folK gene encoding 2-amino-4-hydroxy-6-hydroxymethyldihydropteridine diphosphokinase, which translates into the protein MIVRDPSSPLRSTPIVLALGANLGDRRATLEAAVDDLRRTTGILVDAVSTPIESVAVTLDGADETAPGYLNGVVLARTVLDPKALLAATSRIEDAHGRVRAERWGSRTLDIDIITFGNVQSDDPQLTLPHPRAAERAFVLDPWLEVDPDAVLPGRGRVAELRRALASDAG
- the folB gene encoding dihydroneopterin aldolase; protein product: MNDSDLDAITLTGIRVHAHHGVFDVERESGQEFIVDVTVFADLSAAGASDDLSRTVHYGELAEAVAAAVSTSPVDLIETVAERVARTALDIAAVQKVRVTLHKPQAPIAVPFDDVSVTITRTTERA
- a CDS encoding energy-coupling factor transporter transmembrane component T family protein, which translates into the protein MTMLGQYRARDSILHRLPAGAKLIGLVVAVLVVAVPAPSAWTFGGGAVLVVACYFVGRLGLRELWRQVLAIRWIIMFIVVVPLIFLPIPTVVATAARVVIVLLLAAIVSLTTRTTEILDAVEHVLHPFRRYGVNPDRIGLMLALTIRTVPVVAGLAGELRDAQRARMGRLSVKAFVVPLLVQSLRHADDTADALAARGVE
- a CDS encoding energy-coupling factor ABC transporter ATP-binding protein — encoded protein: MLPDHASTDHEIALEHVVVRHPTAVGSVTALDDVSLTTRAHNLAVIGLNGSGKSTFARMLNGLRTPTSGRVSVGGLDTVKDVRALRTRVGFVFTNPDAQIVMPTVAEDLAFSLRGRGLSRGEIADRVMAVLAENGLAAHADLPAHDLSGGQKQMLAIQAVLVAEPSMIVADEPTTLLDARNARRIADLLLGLPQQCVIVTHDLDLAARCDEAILFDEARLIAQGAPAMVIERYRSEVVARP
- a CDS encoding biotin transporter BioY produces the protein MKTTLNDITRISTFAAIIAVLGIPGAISPFGMAVPITLQTLGVMLAGAILGWWRGAASVLVVLVLTAAGLPLLSGGRGGIGVFFVPSSGYLLGWVAGAAVVGAIVHIGATRPVWWRVALGAVVGGLLVVYAVGIPVMAAMLGLSLADATIANLVFVPGDAVKAGLTVMLTLAVWKAYPRAFVTPRREPVAAPTPATAVR